A DNA window from Hevea brasiliensis isolate MT/VB/25A 57/8 chromosome 2, ASM3005281v1, whole genome shotgun sequence contains the following coding sequences:
- the LOC110640061 gene encoding deoxyuridine 5'-triphosphate nucleotidohydrolase, giving the protein MAQAVQDNSPEIREPAPKIPKLQQNGVHEVSEAPISLFRVKKLSEKAILPTRASPLSAGYDLSSATEAKVPARGKALIPTDLSIAIPEGTYARIAPRSGLAWKHSIDVGAGVIDADYRGPVGVILFNHSDVDFEVKVGDRIAQLIIQKIMTPDVVEVEDLDATVRGEGGFGSTGI; this is encoded by the exons ATGGCTCAGGCTGTTCAAGACAATAGCCCTGAAATCAGAGAGCCGGCTCCAAAGATCCCCAAGCTTCAACAGAATGGCGTTCATGAAGTCTCAGAAGCTCCCATCTCTCTATTTAGGGTTAAAAAGCTCTCTGAAAAAGCTATTTTGCCCACCAGAGCTTCTCCTCTTTCTGCGGGCTATGATCTCTCCAG TGCAACTGAGGCTAAAGTGCCTGCTAGAGGTAAAGCTCTTATCCCAACAGATCTGAGCATTGCCATACCTGAAGGAACGTATGCTCGCATTG CGCCGAGATCGGGATTAGCATGGAAGCACTCGATTGATGTTGGAGCAGGTGTGATAGATGCTGATTATAGGGGTCCAGTTGGGGTTATATTGTTTAATCATTCGGATGTGGATTTTGAGGTCAAAGTGGGAGATCGAATTGCCCAGTTGATTATCCAGAAGATCATGACCCCTGATGTTGTGGAAGTTGAGGATTTGGATGCGACCGTGAGAGGTGAAGGAGGATTCGGCTCAACAGGCATTTGA
- the LOC110640062 gene encoding uncharacterized protein LOC110640062 produces the protein MKDDDAPTIISIPATAATATTAKKDASDGALFGKTRYKFWVLAAILLLAFWTMFTGSVTLKWSTGNLSHVNEDLDFPIRDDDLDILEVEEKEHLVRHMWDIYTHSSSTKLPRFWQEAFEAAYEALASDVTAIRDAAVSEIAKLSLCSFNPDPLPVQSTPDTSNRKSQDKQEA, from the exons ATGAAGGACGATGATGCGCCGACAATAATATCAATACCTGCAACCGCCGCCACTGCTACAACAGCAAAGAAGGATGCCTCAGATGGTGCTCTTTTTGGTAAAACTCGATACAAGTTCTGGGTCTTAGCTGCAATTCTCCTTCTTGCATTTTGGACTATGTTCACTGGCTCCGTTACTCTCAAATGGTCCACCGGTAACCTCTCCCATGTCAACGAGGATCTCGACTTTCCAATCCGTGATGATGATCTCGACATCCTT GAAGTGGAAGAGAAAGAGCATTTGGTGAGGCATATGTGGGACATCTACACCCACAGCTCTAGTACTAAACTGCCTCGTTTTTGGCAAGAAGCTTTTGAAGCTGCTTATGAAGCTTTGGCTAGTGATGTTACTGCCATTAGAGATGCTGCAGTTTCCGAGATCGCCAAGCTCTCTCTTTGTTCCTTCAATCCTGACCCGCTTCCAGTTCAATCTACACCA GACACTAGCAATcggaagtcccaagataagcaaGAGGCCTAG
- the LOC110640054 gene encoding uncharacterized protein LOC110640054, whose translation MRTLCPNFDREDGLDTVLEVPVPEEMFTSMGSNGASRWANMRALMRAQSADKSSHLQAKSNDEFIALLKLVGSPLIPFQVHPDQPVTRSIRDRSIEASTAKYIVQQYVAATGGPAALNSVTSMYAVGQVKMAGSEMHQGDDSVQTRGNSEVGGFVLWQKNPDLWYLELVVSGYKVSAGSDGKVAWNQSSSQPCHANRGPPRPLRRFFQGLDPRCTANLFLEAVCIGEKNVNNEDCFVLKLETDANVLKSQSSPNTEILHHTVWGYFSQRTGLLVKFEDTKLVKMKPIRGNDSVYWETSMESLVGDYRYIEGINIAHSGKTTATLYRYGESHNHKRKIEESWRIEEVDFNICGLSMDCFLPPSDLKREQEGGEQ comes from the exons ATGAGGACGCTGTGCCCAAATTTCGATAGGGAAGATGGGCTTGACACCGTCTTGGAGGTGCCTGTTCCGGAAGAGATGTTTACAAGCATGGGCAGCAATGGGGCTTCCAGATGGGCGAACATGCGTGCATTGATGAGAGCTCAATCTGCAGATAAATCATCCCATCTCCAAGCTAAATCTAACGATGAGTTTATTGCATTGCTCAAGCTTGTTGGCTCTCCTCTTATTCCTTTTCAAGTCCACCCGGATCAGCCTGTCACTCGCTCTATCAGAGATCGTTCCATT GAAGCATCTACTGCGAAATATATAGTGCAGCAATATGTAGCAGCAACAGGAGGACCGGCGGCTCTGAATTCAGTGACTAGTATGTATGCAGTAGGGCAGGTTAAGATGGCAGGGTCAGaaatgcaccagggtgatgatagcGTGCAAACAAGAGGCAATTCTGAGGTTGGTGGGTTTGTGCTTTGGCAAAAAAACCCTGACCTTTGGTACTTAGAACTAGTTGTTTCCGGTTATAAGGTTAGTGCAGGTAGTGATGGCAAGGTTGCGTGGAACCAGTCCTCTTCTCAACCTTGTCATGCCAATAGAGGCCCACCACGTCCCTTGAGACGTTTCTTCCAG GGATTGGATCCCAGGTGCACGGCCAACTTGTTCTTAGAAGCAGTATGCATTGGAGAGAagaatgtaaataatgaagactGTTTTGTGCTCAAACTCGAGACTGATGCAAACGTCCTGAAAAGTCAATCTTCTCCCAACACTGAAATCCTTCACCATACGGTATGGGGCTACTTCAGCCAAAGGACAGGACTGCTTGTCAAATTTGAAGATACAAAGCTGGTGAAGATGAAACCTATCCGGGGGAATGATAGTGTCTACTGGGAAACAAGTATGGAATCATTGGTTGGGGATTATAGATATATTGAAGGCATCAATATAGCACATAGTGGAAAGACCACTGCAACATTATATAGGTATGGAGAGTCCCATAATCACAAGAGGAAGATTGAAGAATCATGGAGAATTGaagaagttgattttaatatttgTGGGTTGTCAATGGATTGCTTTCTACCTCCTTCTGATCTCAAGAGAGAGCAAGAAGGTGGAGAGCAATGA
- the LOC110640026 gene encoding transcription repressor OFP7-like — protein sequence MSKRFKLKLSRVIPSFQICRSKNASEIPIPAIYRVSPFNRKVLGINYPKLPDPPPSTPDYKRHVSQKKASAACRRQSRSLAYYLADYSLESVDFAQEKEAYERPARLHRFMQSVSFSDESNGNISPVIFAANQNNKNKENKKVSKKDEISVSWERGGCNFSSKLAEENEIETETLLFSSRSFSYDSSYDFCHPAMDSITKNTDNGSKKTCNMKIRTLKRQVSKNWKLSPEITSPMRASVLRRMVSCTADGKVKESVAVVKKSEDPYQDFKRSMLEMILEKQMFEAKDLEELLQCFLSLNSRQYHGVIAEAFSEIWEILFCDSPAKKRNSMRIS from the coding sequence ATGTCTAAGCGTTTCAAGCTTAAGCTCTCTCGTGTCATACCTTCATTTCAAATCTGTCGATCTAAAAATGCATCAGAAATTCCAATCCCAGCAATCTACAGGGTATCACCTTTCAACAGAAAGGTACTTGGAATCAATTACCCTAAACTCCCAGACCCACCACCGTCAACACCAGATTACAAACGCCATGTGTCGCAGAAGAAAGCATCCGCCGCCTGCAGAAGGCAATCAAGATCACTTGCATATTATTTAGCAGATTATAGCTTAGAATCCGTGGATTTTGCACAGGAGAAAGAAGCTTATGAGAGGCCTGCCAGACTTCATCGATTTATGCAGAGTGTATCATTTTCCGATGAGAGTAATGGGAATATCTCACCGGTTATATTTGCTGCAAACCAGAATAACAAGAACAAAGAAAACAAGAAAGTTTCCAAGAAAGATGAAATAAGTGTTTCATGGGAACGTGGTGGCTGCAACTTTAGCAGCAAGCTGGCTGAAGAAAATGAAATAGAAACTGAAACCCtactcttttcttcaagaagcttCTCATACGATTCTTCATATGACTTCTGTCATCCAGCTATGGATAGCATAACCAAGAATACAGATAACGGAAGCAAGAAAACATGTAACATGAAAATTCGAACACTCAAACgccaggtttcgaagaactggaAGCTTTCTCCGGAGATTACTTCTCCGATGAGAGCATCGGTTCTGCGGCGGATGGTTTCGTGCACGGCTGATGGGAAGGTGAAGGAGAGCGTAGCAGTGGTGAAGAAATCAGAGGATCCTTACCAGGACTTTAAAAGGTCCATGCTAGAGATGATATTGGAGAAGCAAATGTTTGAGGCCAAGGATTTAGAGGAACTTTTGCAGTGTTTCTTGTCCTTGAATTCCAGGCAATATCATGGAGTTATTGCAGAGGCCTTCTCGGAGATTTGGGAGATCTTGTTCTGTGATTCTCCTGCAAAGAAGCGAAATTCCATGagaatttcttga